Proteins encoded together in one Camelina sativa cultivar DH55 chromosome 9, Cs, whole genome shotgun sequence window:
- the LOC109126411 gene encoding ATP-dependent DNA helicase PIF1-like, which yields MAALLLEGGRTAHSRFSIPIQVHETSTCTFSADSDIAALIEEAKLIIWDETPMMHKHCFEALDQSLRDILNPGKPFGGKAVVFGGDFHQILPVVPKGSREQIVQASLSSSSLWNSCQILKLGAVIDIPEDMLLKDSLDPINSIALSTYPSLLHNLDDGDYFKEHAILCPTNDVVDEVNNYMMDLLPGESHQYYSSDKICSSDTSSKRDDGLSTEYLNSIKCSGLPNHLMKLKKGVPVMLLRNIDQQYGLCNGTRLQITQLGKHVIEGKVLTGNNIGNKVYLPRMLLMPTDSRLPFRLQRRQFPIAPCFLMTINKMSRVKSRKGLKILIVDENGERINTTYEVQMSALKLELQFSLSKISIPTIKNPYVV from the exons ATGGCTGCATTGTTATTAGAAGGTGGTCGAACAGCTCATTCTCGATTTTCAATACCGATACAGGTACACGAGACTTCCACTTGCACCTTTTCTGCTGATAGCGATATTGCTGCTTTGATTGAAGAAGCTAAGTTGATCATCTGGGATGAGACACCAATGATGCATAAACATTGTTTTGAAGCTTTAGATCAATCTTTAAGAGATATTCTGAACCCTGGAAAACCTTTTGGAGGTAAAGCTGTTGTCTTTGGAGGTGATTTTCATCAGATTTTACCAGTGGTACCTAAGGGCAGTCGAGAACAGATTGTTCAAGCTTCattatcttcttcgtctttgtgGAACTCTTGCCAA ATACTAAAACTTGGAGCGGTGATTGATATACCTGAAGATATGCTTCTGAAAGACTCTTTGGATCCAATTAATTCTATCGCACTTAGCACATATCCGTCTTTGCTTCACAATCTTGATGATGGAGATTATTTCAAGGAACATGCGATACTATGTCCTACAAATGATGTTGTTGATGAGGTAAACAATTACATGATGGATCTTCTTCCAGGGGAATCACATCAATATTATAGTTCAGATAAGATCTGCAGTTCAGATACTTCCAGCAAGAGAGATGATGGTCTCTCAACAGAATACCTTAATTCAATTAAGTGTTCTGGATTGCCAAACCATCTTATGAAATTGAAGAAGGGCGTTCCTGTTATGTTGCTACGAAACATCGACCAGCAATACGGGTTATGTAATGGAACCAGGCTGCAAATAACTCAACTTGGAAAACATGTCATTGAAGGAAAAGTTCTCACTGGAAATAACATCGGCAACAAAGTCTATCTTCCAAGAATGCTCTTAATGCCTACAGATTCTAGATTGCCTTTCCGGCTTCAGCGAAGACAGTTCCCAATAGCTCCTTGCTTTCTGATGACAATTAATAAGA TGTCAAGAGTCAAGAGTAGAAAGGGCTTGAAGATTCTTATCGTTGATGAAAATGGTGAAAGGATAAACACAACATATGAG GTGCAGATGAGTGCTTTAAAGCTTGAGTTGCAGTTCTCCCTTTCTAAAATCTCAATTCCAACTATCAAGAACCCTTATGTTGTTTAG
- the LOC109126412 gene encoding uncharacterized protein LOC109126412 has protein sequence MERPNHPTTLMSSRKLFQQFLVDGLTMIEAERIGYLKLNQKALHVDKYVNVEAAANKGNMNTSKVGRRMVLPSAFIGSARYITRYLQARGHQSTDRADIKSRIFKIKLYNLIVEIKRNSVFGPATAVLYTIEFQKRGLPNAHILLFLQKGSKLTTTDAIDNVIYAEIPDEATNPTLYNVVKEFMIHGPCGVENPHSPCMDKGKCTKKFPKEFNSSTCINKDGFPVYKRRDDGRSVEKNGTLLDNRYVVPYNPYLLLKYQGHINVEWCNQTKAIKYLFKYINKGNDRVLATTKDNPKRNDAELHNQVESDGSSDPVVEPVIDEIKRFYDFRYIAPCEAAWRIFGFEIHYSSVHIQRLNIHLEGEHTVCYDEDEDVDDVLAKEGNQTSQLLEWMKINSSEDEELAFAKELTYAQFPSWFVWKKRNKEWTIRKRKVSFGRIHHFTPAAGKLFYMRMVLNKAKGATNYDDLCTVDGIMYPSYKEACFALNLLDDDSEYIGAITEATTTKDNPKRNDAELHNQVESDGSSDPVVEPVIDEIKRFYDFRYIAPCEAAWRIFGFEIHYSSVHIQRLNIHLEGEHTVCYDEDEDVDDVLAKEGNQTSQLLEWMKINSSEDEELAFAKELTYAQFPSWFVWKKRNKEWTIRKRKVSFGRIHHFTPAAGKLFYMRMVLNKAKGATNYDDLCTVDGIMYPSYKEACFALNLLDDDSEYIGAITEANYLMSDEQIKNQICLRLKDFYSLMEVL, from the exons ATGGAACGTCCAAACCATCCCACAACTTTAATGAGCTCCCGCAAGTTATTTCAGCAGTTTCTGGTAGATGGATTGACGATGATAGAGGCGGAAAGAATAGGATATTTGAAGCTCAACCAAAAGGCTTTACATGTTGATAAATACGTAAACGTCGAGGCGGCTGCTAATAAAGGAAACATGAACACCTCAAAGGTTGGTAGGCGTATGGTGCTACCATCTGCTTTTATTGGTAGCGCACGAT ATATCACAAGATACCTACAAGCTCGAGGTCACCAATCAACAGACAGAGCTGATATTAAGTCTAGAATCTTCAAGATTAAGCTATACAATTTGATTGTTGAGATAAAAAGAAATAGTGTTTTTGGTCCTGCAACAGCAG TTTTGTACACTATAGAATTTCAGAAAAGAGGACTGCCAAATGCCCATATTCTACTATTTTTGCAGAAGGGATCAAAACTGACAACAACTGATGCCATTGACAATGTTATTTATGCTGAAATTCCAGACGAAGCAACAAATCCAACACTCTACAATGTTGTCAAAGAATTTATGATACATGGACCATGTGGGGTTGAAAATCCACATTCACCATGTATGGATAAAGGAAAGTGCACGAAAAAGTTTCCTAAAGAGTTCAACAGCAGCACTTGCATCAACAAAGATGGATTCCCAGTTTACAAGCGAAGAGATGATGGTCGATCAGTTGAGAAAAATGGAACTTTGCTAGACAACCGATATGTCGTTCCTTACAACCCATATCTACTCTTGAAGTATCAAGGCCACATCAATGTTGAATGGTGCAAccaaacaaaagcaataaaGTATTTATTCAAATACATCAACAAGGGAAATGATCGTGTCTTAGCTACAACAAAGGACAATCCAAAAAGAAATGATGCTGAGTTGCACAATCAAGTAGAAAGTGATGGATCTTCAGACCCGGTAGTAGAACCAGTTATAGATGAAATTAAGCGTTTCTATGATTTCAG GTACATTGCACCGTGTGAAGCTGCTTGGAggatttttggatttgaaataCATTATAGTAGCGTTCATATTCAAAGACTGAATATTCATCTAGAAGGAGAGCATACTGTATGTTATGACGAggatgaagatgttgatgatgtccTAGCTAAAGAAGGAAATCAAACCTCGCAATTGTTAGAGTGGATGAAAATTAACAGCTCGGAAGATGAGGAATTAGCATTCGCAAAAGAACTCACTTACGCTCAGTTTCCTTCTTGGTTTGTGtggaaaaagagaaacaaagaatggacaatcagaaaaagaaaagtttcatTCGGGAGAATACATCATTTTACTCCAGCTGCGGGTAAATTGTTCTACATGAGGATGGTTCTAAACAAAGCAAAGGGAGCTACAAATTATGATGATTTATGCACTGTTGATGGAATCATGTATCCTTCCTACAAGGAAGCATGTTTTGCTCTGAATCTTCTTGATGATGACTCAGAGTATATTGGTGCAATAACTGAAGCAA CTACAACAAAGGACAATCCAAAAAGAAATGATGCTGAGTTGCACAATCAAGTAGAAAGTGATGGATCTTCAGACCCGGTAGTAGAACCAGTTATAGATGAAATTAAGCGTTTCTATGATTTCAG GTACATTGCACCGTGTGAAGCTGCTTGGAggatttttggatttgaaataCATTATAGTAGCGTTCATATTCAAAGACTGAATATTCATCTAGAAGGAGAGCATACTGTATGTTATGACGAggatgaagatgttgatgatgtccTAGCTAAAGAAGGAAATCAAACCTCGCAATTGTTAGAGTGGATGAAAATTAACAGCTCGGAAGATGAGGAATTAGCATTCGCAAAAGAACTCACTTACGCTCAGTTTCCTTCTTGGTTTGTGtggaaaaagagaaacaaagaatggacaatcagaaaaagaaaagtttcatTCGGGAGAATACATCATTTTACTCCAGCTGCGGGTAAATTGTTCTACATGAGGATGGTTCTAAACAAAGCAAAGGGAGCTACAAATTATGATGATTTATGCACTGTTGATGGAATCATGTATCCTTCCTACAAGGAAGCATGTTTTGCTCTGAATCTTCTTGATGATGACTCAGAGTATATTGGTGCAATAACTGAAGCAA ATTATCTTATGTCCGATGAGCAAATCAAGAATCAAATTTGTTTGAGACTGAAAGACTTTTACTCTCTAATGGAAGTTCTCTAA
- the LOC104715250 gene encoding uncharacterized protein LOC104715250 — protein MNVSTAKKRRLERIAIRSQKKKKPREDQKNIPNSEGKSTSPIQPNRVSPNILSDITNEHESPRMKQMRIIKETKAKRKNGESSSASRNNLDENVEEAYMAPHFESRNDNPKVAPSKDHASSSRSLNSLYNPEVYDDNGDATYSCEHCGALMWYNGRIDKRSKKSNPKFSLCCMHGKIDLPLSPEPPQKLKDLMFKGDEKSKNFMENIIPYNSMFAFTSMGGPIDTSVNKGRGPNVYRLHGQNCHRIGSLLPPPGKSPKYNQLYIQDTENENQNRIDAFSEKRTCKLPKSKILRDDIVEDIKNMLNKFNPYSKILRTTKDRAQSGKTYNLPTTLEVAALYVGDFDLEMEPKDIVLEIMEGKLKRIIELHAGYLPLQYPLLFPFGEDGYHIDLELKRTTT, from the exons ATGAATGTATCAACAGCAAAGAAAAGACGGTTGGAGAGGATAGCAATTCGTtcacagaagaaaaagaaaccaagaGAAGATCAAA AAAACATTCCTAATTCTGAAGGCAAGTCAACATCACCAATACAGCCAAACAGAGTTTCTCCTAATATCTTGAGCGATATAACAAATG AACATGAATCTCCAAGAATGAAACAGATGCGTATtataaaagagacaaaagctAAAAGAAAGAATGGAGAATCAT CTTCTGCTTCACGTAATAACTTGGATGAAAACGTTGAAGAAGCATATATGGCACCTCATTTTGAATCCAGAAATGATAATCCCAAAGTAGCTCCATCTAAAG aCCATGCATCATCATCACGCTCACTTAACTCACTATATAACCCAGAAG TATATGATGACAATGGAGATGCAACCTACAGTTGTGAGCATTGTGGAGCTTTAATGTGGTACAACGGGCGAATagacaaaagaagcaaaaaatctAATCCAAAGTTTTCACTATGTTGTATGCACGGAAAGATTGATCTGCCACTATCACCAGAACCTCCCCAGAAACTTAAAGATCTCATGTTCAAAGGTgatgaaaaaagcaaaaatttcATGGAGAACATTATACCCTATAATTCAATGTTCGCATTCACATCCATGGGTGGACCAATTGACACATCAGTGAACAAAGGACGCGGACCAAATGTTTACCGACTTCATGGTCAAAATTGTCATCGGATTGGAAGTTTACTTCCTCCTCCAGGAAAATCTCCTAAATACAATCAACTCTATATACAAGACACTGAGAACGAGAACCAGAACAGGATTGACGCATTCAG TGAAAAGAGAACATGCAAattaccaaaatcaaaaatcctACGAGATGATATTGTGGAAGATATCAAAAACATGCTAAATAAGTTTAATCCATACTCGAAGATTCTGAGAACAACAAAAGATC GTGCTCAAAGTGGTAAAACATACAATCTTCCTACTACATTAGAAGTTGCTGCCTTATATGTTGGGGATTTCGATCTAGAAATGGAGCCAAAAGACATTGTTTTGGAAATAATGGAagggaaattaaaaagaatcatTGAACTTCACGCTGGATATCTTCCATTACAATATCcacttttgtttccttttggaGAAGATGGTTACCATATTGATCTAGAACTCAAGAGGACTACAACATGA
- the LOC104710940 gene encoding uncharacterized protein LOC104710940 isoform X3: MVLQWVFKLHIKATDITGSTSLILFDDVVIPLIKKFAYELLEQQVQFNREGETPQELLDLDGRCYVFKIMLKDDEKHNQSSSYKVISLIDVLDIIQSFSESDSTLNANDQERITVSGTSTGTSIGTSIQCENISSAIINIDNGADNVFNTATPTPTRKRSFPASKDVQQSTTKPKLMSKSQIKKEKK; this comes from the exons ATGGTTTTACAATGGGT GTTTAAGTTGCACATCAAAGCAACAGACATCACTGGTAGCACTTCGTTAATTTTATTCGATGATGTGGTCATTCCACTCATTAAAAAATTTGCATATGAATTGCTTGAGCAACAAGTGCAG TTTAATCGTGAGGGCGAAACACCTCAAGAACTGCTTGACTTAGACGGCCGTTGTTATGTTTTCAAGATCATGCTTAAAGATGATGAAAAACATAATCAATCTTCTTCATACAAAGTTATAAGTCTTATTGATGTTCTAGACATTATTCAGAGTTTCTCTGAATCTGATTCTACTTTG AATGCTAATGACCAAGAAAGAATCACTGTATCTGGAACTTCAACTGGAACTTCAATTGGGACCTCAATTCAG TGTGAAAACATATCTTCTGCCATCATAAATATAGACAACGGTGCCGACAATGTTTTTAACACAGCAACCCCAACTCCAACAAGAAAAAGATCCTTCCCAGCATCTAAAGATGTGCAACAATCAACAACGAAGCCTAAGCTAATGTCCAAGAGTCAgattaagaaggaaaaaaagtga
- the LOC104710940 gene encoding uncharacterized protein LOC104710940 isoform X1 encodes MKLRISQLPKVPQNCLIFSSRILVAEDVHFNVNSQPSGPVIFLGSLMKTLLYKGKGTVQSSKFTTKIYISSPLPEIIQFQEALCTEEPRTSIIEIKSSSSIKISKQSFLLSERKTIIKLMESYQAKSCNILASISLAPKTSWFYNGCTICFTKVTQYFNPKTEELEEDNYSCVKCAKQITTTQPWFKLHIKATDITGSTSLILFDDVVIPLIKKFAYELLEQQVQFNREGETPQELLDLDGRCYVFKIMLKDDEKHNQSSSYKVISLIDVLDIIQSFSESDSTLNANDQERITVSGTSTGTSIGTSIQCENISSAIINIDNGADNVFNTATPTPTRKRSFPASKDVQQSTTKPKLMSKSQIKKEKK; translated from the exons ATGAAGTTAAGAATCTCACAACTACCGAAGGTCCCACAAAATTGCTTAATCTTCAGCTCAAGGATCTtgg TTGCAGAAGATGTCCACTTTAATGTTAACTCCCAACCATCTGGTCCTGTTATTTTCCTTGGAAGCTTAATGAAGACTTTGTTATATAAAG GTAAAGGCAcagttcaaagttcaaaatttacaacaaaaatttatatcagTTCTCCTCTACCAGAGATTATCCAGTTTCAAGAAGC GCTGTGCACAGAGGAACCAAGAACATCTATTATTGAAATAAAATCTTCAAGCTCAATTAAGATTTCCAAACAGTCGTTTCTCTTATCTGAAAGGAAAACTATCATCAAACTCATGGAAAGTTACCAG GCTAAGAGCTGCAACATACTAGCATCAATTTCCCTGGCACCAAAAACTTCATGGTTTTACAATGGGTGTACGATTTGCTTTACTAAAGTGACTCAATACTTTAACCCTAAAACTGAAGAACTAGAAGAAGACAACTATTCTTGTGTTAAATGTGCTAAACAGATAACCACGACGCAACCCTG GTTTAAGTTGCACATCAAAGCAACAGACATCACTGGTAGCACTTCGTTAATTTTATTCGATGATGTGGTCATTCCACTCATTAAAAAATTTGCATATGAATTGCTTGAGCAACAAGTGCAG TTTAATCGTGAGGGCGAAACACCTCAAGAACTGCTTGACTTAGACGGCCGTTGTTATGTTTTCAAGATCATGCTTAAAGATGATGAAAAACATAATCAATCTTCTTCATACAAAGTTATAAGTCTTATTGATGTTCTAGACATTATTCAGAGTTTCTCTGAATCTGATTCTACTTTG AATGCTAATGACCAAGAAAGAATCACTGTATCTGGAACTTCAACTGGAACTTCAATTGGGACCTCAATTCAG TGTGAAAACATATCTTCTGCCATCATAAATATAGACAACGGTGCCGACAATGTTTTTAACACAGCAACCCCAACTCCAACAAGAAAAAGATCCTTCCCAGCATCTAAAGATGTGCAACAATCAACAACGAAGCCTAAGCTAATGTCCAAGAGTCAgattaagaaggaaaaaaagtga
- the LOC104710940 gene encoding uncharacterized protein LOC104710940 isoform X2 encodes MKLRISQLPKVPQNCLIFSSRILEDVHFNVNSQPSGPVIFLGSLMKTLLYKGKGTVQSSKFTTKIYISSPLPEIIQFQEALCTEEPRTSIIEIKSSSSIKISKQSFLLSERKTIIKLMESYQAKSCNILASISLAPKTSWFYNGCTICFTKVTQYFNPKTEELEEDNYSCVKCAKQITTTQPWFKLHIKATDITGSTSLILFDDVVIPLIKKFAYELLEQQVQFNREGETPQELLDLDGRCYVFKIMLKDDEKHNQSSSYKVISLIDVLDIIQSFSESDSTLNANDQERITVSGTSTGTSIGTSIQCENISSAIINIDNGADNVFNTATPTPTRKRSFPASKDVQQSTTKPKLMSKSQIKKEKK; translated from the exons ATGAAGTTAAGAATCTCACAACTACCGAAGGTCCCACAAAATTGCTTAATCTTCAGCTCAAGGATCTtgg AAGATGTCCACTTTAATGTTAACTCCCAACCATCTGGTCCTGTTATTTTCCTTGGAAGCTTAATGAAGACTTTGTTATATAAAG GTAAAGGCAcagttcaaagttcaaaatttacaacaaaaatttatatcagTTCTCCTCTACCAGAGATTATCCAGTTTCAAGAAGC GCTGTGCACAGAGGAACCAAGAACATCTATTATTGAAATAAAATCTTCAAGCTCAATTAAGATTTCCAAACAGTCGTTTCTCTTATCTGAAAGGAAAACTATCATCAAACTCATGGAAAGTTACCAG GCTAAGAGCTGCAACATACTAGCATCAATTTCCCTGGCACCAAAAACTTCATGGTTTTACAATGGGTGTACGATTTGCTTTACTAAAGTGACTCAATACTTTAACCCTAAAACTGAAGAACTAGAAGAAGACAACTATTCTTGTGTTAAATGTGCTAAACAGATAACCACGACGCAACCCTG GTTTAAGTTGCACATCAAAGCAACAGACATCACTGGTAGCACTTCGTTAATTTTATTCGATGATGTGGTCATTCCACTCATTAAAAAATTTGCATATGAATTGCTTGAGCAACAAGTGCAG TTTAATCGTGAGGGCGAAACACCTCAAGAACTGCTTGACTTAGACGGCCGTTGTTATGTTTTCAAGATCATGCTTAAAGATGATGAAAAACATAATCAATCTTCTTCATACAAAGTTATAAGTCTTATTGATGTTCTAGACATTATTCAGAGTTTCTCTGAATCTGATTCTACTTTG AATGCTAATGACCAAGAAAGAATCACTGTATCTGGAACTTCAACTGGAACTTCAATTGGGACCTCAATTCAG TGTGAAAACATATCTTCTGCCATCATAAATATAGACAACGGTGCCGACAATGTTTTTAACACAGCAACCCCAACTCCAACAAGAAAAAGATCCTTCCCAGCATCTAAAGATGTGCAACAATCAACAACGAAGCCTAAGCTAATGTCCAAGAGTCAgattaagaaggaaaaaaagtga